Proteins found in one Helicobacter sp. NHP19-003 genomic segment:
- a CDS encoding Gfo/Idh/MocA family protein produces MLFGIIGVGGFVAPKHIKAIYETGHVLDCAVDVHDSVGVLDQYYLDCEFFTSLGDLHQYLQECKAAEKFLDFMVICTPNYLHFEHIEFALNHGINVICEKPLVLDPGELDEIRNLEKKYNKRVFNIMQLRLHPSIIDLKKNVQATLLDEPDKIYNISLTYLILRGKWYFNSWKGDEERSGGLALNLCIHFLDILLDIFGAVVDFVVHVHEHDCIGGALHLEHAHVSWFLSINPAKLGLHRSSSYRSLVLEGQEIDFSHGLEDLYTKSYQEIISGEGLGLEDVRPVLELASDIRHANLANTDEECHPLCHKAACNHHN; encoded by the coding sequence ATGCTGTTTGGGATCATCGGGGTGGGGGGGTTTGTCGCGCCCAAGCACATAAAGGCCATTTATGAAACAGGGCATGTCTTAGATTGCGCCGTAGATGTGCACGACAGCGTGGGGGTTTTAGATCAATACTACCTAGATTGTGAGTTTTTCACCAGCCTAGGGGACCTGCACCAATACCTGCAAGAGTGCAAGGCCGCAGAGAAGTTTTTAGATTTTATGGTGATTTGCACGCCCAACTATCTGCACTTTGAACACATTGAATTTGCTCTAAACCACGGGATCAATGTCATTTGTGAAAAACCCTTAGTCTTAGATCCGGGTGAACTTGATGAGATTCGCAATTTAGAGAAAAAATACAACAAACGGGTGTTTAACATCATGCAGTTGCGCCTACACCCCAGCATCATCGACCTTAAAAAAAATGTGCAGGCCACGCTCTTAGACGAGCCGGATAAAATCTACAACATCTCTTTAACCTATTTGATCTTGCGGGGCAAGTGGTATTTCAATTCGTGGAAAGGCGATGAGGAGCGTAGCGGAGGACTGGCGTTGAATCTGTGTATCCACTTCTTGGACATTTTATTAGACATCTTTGGGGCGGTGGTGGATTTTGTAGTGCATGTGCACGAACACGATTGCATCGGCGGGGCTTTGCATTTAGAGCACGCCCATGTGTCGTGGTTTCTTTCGATCAACCCCGCTAAACTAGGCCTGCACCGCAGCAGCTCCTACCGCTCTTTGGTCTTAGAAGGGCAAGAAATCGACTTTAGCCATGGGCTAGAGGATTTATACACCAAGAGTTATCAAGAGATCATCAGTGGGGAGGGGCTGGGCTTGGAGGATGTGCGCCCCGTTTTGGAGCTGGCTTCAGACATCCGGCATGCAAACCTTGCAAACACCGATGAAGAATGCCACCCGCTCTGCCACAAGGCTGCCTGTAACCACCACAACTAA
- a CDS encoding TonB-dependent receptor domain-containing protein produces MKTPRKHRRVGGLKSRFPHAFCVLGTMGGALLAQESHTLGKVTTLGERTFEYNNRMIIGRKELQQRQSNQVNDLFRTRADVNVAGGGYMAQKVYVRGMESRLLRVTIDGAAQNGNIFHHDANTIIDPGMLKQIDVIKGAANASAGPGAIAGKMAMETIGANDFLHRGQTYGGSAAVSFYTNFGYRVNTIAAYRADKWDILGYYTNQNIYYYRDGNNDMKNLFHPTYDIENPALSDKVIGSSGQQNNILFKINGYFNEKDSLAVSYNMTRYNSERLLRPNATSALSKANDPGTQPAPFLIDFGKELAYLINVNHNLSFKYNHEGGDSFDKPRITATTFLNVRSGNYKPVRNPFAYTSNEPTNPYYVSEVDSWCAANPSQCQPGTITPVAGGGYDIGYSANSPQMVPIHQAYDMTPPNAQNPTPNDWTLGNADAEGTLQRDIFLINSGVNVNVQHPISPDYGNVFEYGAIYQNLSAFSGLGKKNGLYPGNINPNDPSGPGLPYRHYYVDPDDEYNQNMSTANPAYRNLPQNSYSIGNIIGGYVQANYNFLKNLIVGAGTRYDIYTLKDKDGDNHLTSGFSPSATILYNPIESLGLKLSYAYVTKGALPGDGVLMRDPSVIYEKNLKPTIGQNVEFNIDYNNPYFNVRGAGFYQVINNFVNSYGQDISKNGGGNATAKNLTGNLPETIVIFGYEVSGNVKYKGFTGTFSIARSWPTVANPTGYHKGYYLLADTYALAATYGNVFILKADYVFKHAGLSLTWLSRFVTNMFYNGYSIYYPGYGLMPVHKPGYGVHSIFVNWTPPYKHWSGLRLSAVFNNIFNKQYVNQTSVWQASADAPHEDMVARNGHIRMALPEPGFNARFEISYQY; encoded by the coding sequence GCAAAGAGTTACAACAGCGCCAAAGTAACCAGGTCAATGACTTGTTTAGGACAAGGGCCGATGTGAATGTCGCTGGTGGGGGTTACATGGCGCAAAAGGTCTATGTGCGGGGCATGGAAAGCCGCTTGTTGCGTGTTACGATCGATGGAGCGGCACAAAATGGAAACATCTTCCACCACGATGCCAACACGATCATTGACCCGGGGATGTTGAAACAAATCGATGTGATCAAGGGGGCAGCCAATGCCTCGGCTGGACCGGGCGCGATTGCCGGTAAAATGGCGATGGAGACCATCGGAGCCAATGATTTTTTACATAGGGGACAAACTTATGGGGGGAGCGCGGCGGTGAGCTTTTACACCAACTTTGGTTACCGTGTCAACACCATTGCTGCATACCGGGCAGATAAATGGGATATTCTAGGCTATTACACTAATCAAAATATTTATTACTATCGCGATGGTAACAACGACATGAAAAACCTTTTCCACCCCACCTATGATATTGAAAACCCCGCCCTAAGCGACAAGGTGATCGGCAGTTCAGGGCAACAAAACAACATTCTCTTTAAAATCAATGGCTACTTCAATGAAAAAGACAGCCTCGCCGTGAGTTACAACATGACCCGCTACAACTCCGAGCGCTTGTTGCGTCCTAATGCCACAAGCGCGCTCAGCAAAGCCAATGACCCGGGTACACAACCCGCCCCCTTTTTGATCGACTTTGGTAAGGAACTAGCCTACCTCATCAATGTGAACCACAATCTTTCCTTTAAATACAACCATGAAGGGGGGGACAGCTTTGACAAACCTCGCATCACCGCCACGACTTTTTTGAATGTGCGTAGCGGCAATTACAAGCCCGTGCGCAACCCCTTTGCCTACACCTCAAACGAGCCCACCAATCCCTACTATGTTTCAGAAGTGGATAGTTGGTGTGCTGCCAACCCCAGCCAATGCCAACCGGGCACCATCACCCCAGTTGCCGGGGGCGGTTATGACATCGGTTACAGCGCCAACAGCCCACAAATGGTCCCCATCCACCAAGCCTACGACATGACCCCCCCTAATGCCCAAAACCCCACCCCTAACGATTGGACTTTAGGCAATGCAGATGCAGAGGGGACCTTACAAAGGGACATTTTCCTCATCAACTCAGGGGTGAATGTCAATGTCCAGCACCCCATTAGCCCCGATTATGGCAATGTCTTTGAATATGGGGCGATTTACCAAAACTTAAGCGCCTTTTCAGGTCTTGGCAAAAAGAACGGCTTGTATCCGGGCAACATCAACCCCAACGACCCCAGCGGTCCGGGCTTGCCCTACCGCCACTACTATGTCGATCCCGATGATGAATACAACCAAAACATGAGCACAGCCAACCCCGCCTACCGCAATTTGCCCCAAAACTCCTATAGCATCGGCAACATCATCGGGGGCTATGTGCAAGCCAACTATAATTTCTTAAAAAACTTAATTGTGGGGGCAGGTACGCGCTATGATATTTACACCCTCAAAGACAAAGACGGGGACAACCACTTGACCTCTGGCTTTAGCCCCAGCGCCACGATTTTATACAACCCCATTGAATCTCTGGGTTTAAAACTCTCTTACGCCTATGTAACTAAGGGAGCATTGCCCGGGGATGGGGTTTTGATGCGCGATCCAAGCGTGATTTATGAAAAGAACCTCAAGCCAACCATCGGACAAAATGTAGAATTTAACATTGACTATAACAATCCGTATTTTAATGTCCGTGGGGCAGGGTTCTATCAAGTCATCAACAACTTTGTCAACTCCTATGGGCAAGACATCTCCAAAAACGGCGGGGGCAACGCCACGGCTAAAAACCTCACGGGCAACCTGCCCGAGACCATTGTCATTTTCGGGTATGAAGTGAGCGGGAATGTCAAGTATAAGGGCTTTACAGGGACTTTCTCCATCGCCCGCTCGTGGCCCACAGTGGCTAACCCTACTGGGTATCACAAAGGGTATTATTTGCTCGCCGACACCTACGCCCTAGCGGCCACTTACGGCAATGTCTTCATTTTAAAAGCCGACTATGTGTTCAAACATGCGGGCTTAAGCCTCACATGGCTTAGTCGCTTTGTAACAAACATGTTTTACAATGGCTACAGCATTTATTATCCCGGCTATGGCCTCATGCCCGTGCACAAACCCGGCTATGGTGTACACAGCATTTTTGTCAACTGGACTCCACCCTACAAACACTGGAGCGGGCTACGCCTCTCAGCGGTGTTCAACAACATCTTCAATAAACAGTATGTCAACCAAACCTCTGTGTGGCAAGCCAGCGCAGACGCGCCTCACGAAGACATGGTGGCGCGCAACGGCCACATCCGCATGGCTTTGCCCGAGCCCGGCTTCAACGCCCGCTTTGAGATCTCCTACCAATATTAA
- a CDS encoding DMT family transporter has product MEVKKGLFFMALGAFSFGVMNALIKITSQHYSPLENVFYRALFMIIFMGLLYFTKPFKFGAHKQGGGKILAWRMVLGAVAMVLLCYNIYTMPLGTAIAFGQSAPIYAIFIAWLVFKEPLTWRLAIAGVLGLLGVMLIANPHTSGLTFGLIVCGVLSALFKAIAYTSLSQLKAYYDSGFVIFVFALFLCAIGALGLFLNVPPFATGHHPLRFSGAWWQWDIWLLMGMSFFGTLGQYFLTRAYMCAPAGLVSPIDYTRLLWATLFGVWLGDPWLGFYEGLGMALVVGSGLLIIFNKKK; this is encoded by the coding sequence ATGGAAGTTAAAAAAGGCTTATTTTTCATGGCTTTGGGAGCGTTTAGCTTTGGGGTGATGAATGCTCTCATTAAAATCACAAGTCAGCACTACTCCCCCCTTGAAAATGTCTTTTACCGCGCCTTGTTTATGATCATTTTCATGGGCTTGCTCTACTTCACCAAGCCTTTTAAATTTGGAGCGCATAAACAGGGCGGCGGCAAAATCCTCGCGTGGCGCATGGTGCTAGGGGCGGTGGCTATGGTTCTCTTGTGTTACAACATTTACACCATGCCCCTAGGCACCGCGATCGCCTTTGGGCAAAGCGCGCCCATTTACGCGATCTTCATTGCATGGTTGGTGTTTAAAGAACCTTTGACTTGGCGTTTAGCCATAGCGGGAGTTTTGGGGCTTTTGGGCGTGATGCTCATCGCCAACCCGCACACCAGCGGATTGACCTTTGGTTTGATTGTGTGCGGGGTGCTGAGTGCCCTGTTTAAGGCCATCGCTTACACAAGCCTTAGCCAGCTGAAGGCCTACTACGACAGCGGGTTTGTGATCTTTGTCTTTGCGCTCTTTTTGTGCGCCATTGGGGCTTTGGGGCTGTTTTTAAATGTACCACCCTTTGCCACAGGGCATCACCCCTTACGCTTTAGTGGAGCGTGGTGGCAATGGGACATTTGGTTGTTGATGGGTATGAGCTTTTTTGGCACTTTGGGGCAGTATTTTTTAACCAGAGCCTATATGTGCGCGCCCGCCGGACTAGTTTCACCCATCGATTATACCCGTTTACTTTGGGCAACTCTCTTTGGCGTGTGGCTGGGTGATCCGTGGTTGGGATTTTATGAAGGGCTTGGCATGGCACTTGTGGTGGGCTCGGGGCTGCTCATCATCTTTAATAAAAAGAAGTGA
- the gatC gene encoding Asp-tRNA(Asn)/Glu-tRNA(Gln) amidotransferase subunit GatC translates to MQIDDMLLNKLATLSMLEIAPAEYESLKGHLKEVLEFVDNLNQMDLEGIELKDDLKTPLREDKVVHNPQISQDILAHAPKAQEGYFIVPKIIET, encoded by the coding sequence ATGCAAATTGACGACATGCTGTTAAACAAACTCGCCACACTCTCCATGCTAGAGATCGCCCCCGCCGAATACGAGAGCTTGAAGGGGCATTTAAAGGAAGTGTTGGAGTTTGTGGACAATTTGAACCAAATGGACTTAGAGGGCATAGAGCTAAAGGACGATTTGAAAACCCCTCTAAGAGAGGATAAGGTGGTGCACAACCCCCAAATCTCTCAAGACATCTTAGCCCACGCCCCAAAGGCCCAAGAGGGCTATTTTATTGTGCCTAAAATCATAGAAACTTAG
- a CDS encoding methyl-accepting chemotaxis protein — translation MPFFSHKKQDDTSTQEFIAGLKERNHELGAIYNAIDRSMAIIEFDTDCRVITANENFLKLMGYTLEEIKGRQHSIFCDPKLVASAEYTQVWNQLRNGQFKQGTFKRITKAGQEVFLESTYNPVLDNQGKVVKVVKIATDVTARILEFNDLRAVYNAALASMALVEFDIEGKVLNANENFLKVMGYSLEEIKGKHHSMFCDPEFVKSPQYTEFWQHLKSGQFTQGTFKRITKATKAVYLEASYNPVFDNEGKIYKFIKFALDVTDKEEKIFMTLNLIKDNQRLTSEGNTMIEKTTNNIQSVVSNMKNNVMLVDNLSAQSDSISSITQTIRDIADQINLLALNAAIEAARAGEHGRGFAVVADEVRKLAERTGKSVTEIAAIIGSIREITAQVVTNISMGAEESEKTLDLSYQTKELVEEIKTASDRVAQGIGVV, via the coding sequence ATGCCATTTTTTAGCCACAAAAAACAGGATGATACATCCACTCAGGAATTCATCGCTGGGCTTAAGGAGCGTAACCACGAATTGGGCGCTATTTACAACGCTATAGACCGCTCGATGGCGATCATTGAGTTTGACACAGATTGTAGGGTCATCACAGCCAATGAGAATTTTTTAAAGCTCATGGGTTACACTTTGGAGGAAATCAAGGGCAGGCAGCATTCGATTTTCTGCGACCCTAAATTAGTGGCTTCGGCCGAATACACACAAGTTTGGAATCAACTCCGTAATGGGCAGTTTAAGCAGGGCACCTTCAAACGCATCACAAAAGCCGGTCAAGAAGTGTTTTTGGAATCCACTTATAACCCCGTGCTAGACAATCAGGGCAAGGTGGTGAAGGTCGTTAAAATCGCCACAGATGTAACCGCACGCATCTTAGAGTTTAACGATTTGCGCGCCGTCTATAATGCCGCTTTAGCGTCTATGGCCTTAGTTGAGTTTGACATAGAAGGTAAAGTTTTAAACGCCAATGAAAACTTTTTAAAGGTGATGGGTTACAGCTTAGAAGAAATCAAGGGCAAACACCATTCTATGTTTTGCGATCCCGAGTTTGTCAAAAGCCCTCAATACACCGAGTTTTGGCAACATTTAAAATCGGGGCAATTCACACAAGGGACTTTTAAGCGCATCACAAAAGCGACCAAGGCGGTGTATTTGGAGGCAAGTTATAACCCCGTTTTTGACAACGAAGGCAAGATTTATAAATTCATTAAATTTGCGCTAGATGTTACAGACAAAGAAGAAAAAATTTTCATGACTTTGAATTTAATTAAAGACAACCAACGCTTAACCAGCGAGGGGAACACCATGATTGAAAAAACCACAAACAATATCCAAAGCGTGGTCAGCAACATGAAAAACAATGTGATGCTAGTGGACAACTTGAGCGCACAATCCGATTCGATCAGCTCCATCACCCAGACCATTAGAGACATCGCCGATCAAATCAACTTATTAGCCTTAAATGCCGCCATTGAAGCCGCCAGAGCGGGCGAGCACGGACGGGGCTTTGCTGTGGTGGCAGATGAAGTGAGAAAACTCGCCGAACGCACGGGCAAGTCCGTTACAGAGATTGCAGCCATCATCGGCTCCATCAGAGAAATCACCGCCCAAGTCGTTACAAACATCAGTATGGGTGCAGAAGAATCGGAGAAAACCCTAGATCTCTCTTACCAAACAAAAGAGCTTGTCGAGGAGATCAAAACTGCGAGCGATAGAGTGGCTCAGGGCATCGGGGTGGTTTGA